The sequence GTCGACCGGGGCGTCTCCGGGATCATCTTCGTCTCCGGGCTGCACGCCGACACGTCCGCCGACATGGGGCGCTACGAGCAACTGCGCGCCCAGGGCGTGCCCTTCGTCCTGGTCAACGGCTTCTCGCCCAAGGTGCAGGCACCTTTCATCTCCCCGGACGACCGGGCCGCGATGCGGCTTGCGGTGACCCACCTGGTGTCGCTCGGCCACACCCGGATCGGGCTCGCGGTCGGCCCGAAGCGCTTCGTGCCGGTGCTCCGCAAGATCGAGGGCTTCCACGCCACGATGCGCGAGCAGTTGAACCTCACGGCCGACGAGGTCGAGGAGCTGATCCAGCACTCCCTGTACACGCTGGAGGGCGGTCAGGCAGCGGCGTCCGCACTGATGGAACGCGGCTGCACGGCGGTGGTGTGCGCGAGCGACATGATGGCGCTCGGCGCGATCAGGGCCGCCCGCCGGCTCTCCCGCGAGGTCCCGCGCGAGCTGTCGGTCGTGGGCTACGACGACTCGCCGCTCATAGCGTTCACCGACCCGCCGCTGACCACCATCCGCCAGCCGGTCACGGCGATGGGCCAGGCCGCGGTGCGCACGCTCCTGGAGGAGATCGGCGGCACGCCCGCCCCGCACAGCGAGTTCGTCTTCATGCCGGAACTGGTCGTACGCGGCTCCACCGCCGCGGGCCCCGGCCCGGACACGGCCACCACCGCCCCGGCCGCCCTTCCAGGGTCGCACGCCGGCGCGTAAGGGGCCCGTCGCCCGTCGTCTCCCTGCCCGTACGGGCTGATTTCGCGTGCCCGCGGCCGTCCCGCCGGATGTGCAACTCGCGCCCCACCGGAGGATCATCGGGCGGAGAGGGCAAATCTGGCAGACTCTGTGCCTATGGGTGAATTGAGCGTGAAACGACAGGAAGGCCGCACGGAGGCCACCCCGTCACCCATCGTGAACGAGGCGGCTCCCGAGGCGAACACCAAGCAGTCCGGTCGCGCACACGGGATCGGCAGAGCGCTCGACAGACCACTCGGCCACGCCGTGTCACGGCTGCGCTCCCCCCGGTCGCCCCGGCGCCCACGACTGTGGTTCGAAATCCTGCTGGTCGCGTTGAGTTACTGGGTGTACTCGCTGGTGCGCAACGCGGTTCCCGAGCAGAAGACCGCCGCCCTGGCCAACGCGGACTGGCTGTGGTCGGTCGAGCGCTTCCTCGGGATCGCGGTCGAGCAGTCGGTCAACCACGCGGTGAACTCGGTGACATGGCTCATCGTCTCGATGAACTACTACTACGCCACCCTGCACTTCATCGTCACGATCAGTGTGCTCGTATGGCTGTTCCGCCGGCATCCCGGCCGCTACGCGGCGGCCAGACTGGCCCTGTTCGCGACCACGGCGGTCGCGCTCCTCGGCTACTACCTGTACCCGTTGGCACCGCCCCGTCTGATGCACGGCGGCCATTTCATCGACACCGTCCTGGTCCACCAGACCTGGGGTTCGATGGCCTCGGGCAACTTCAAGAACATGTCCAACCAGTACGCGGCGATGCCGTCGATGCACATCGGCTGGTCGCTGTGGTGCGGCCTCACCATCTTCGCCCTGGCCTCGGCCCCCTGGGCCCGCATCCTGGGGCTGCTGTACCCCACGGTCACCCTGATGGTCATCGTCTCGACGGCGAACCACTTCTGGCTGGACGCGGTGGGGGGCATGGCCTGCCTGGCGTTCGGCTACGCGGTGTCGTACGCCTGGTACGGGTCGCTGCCGCACCGGCTGCCGAGGTGGATCCCGCCGAAGGCGGGGAGGCGGCCCCGCCTCAGCGCGCTGTCGGCGCAGCCACGCCGCGAGCCTGCGGCAACCCGCCACTGACCCCCGGGGCTCCGCCCCGGACCCCGCTCCTCAATCGCCGGAGGGGCTGGATTTTGGCGGCGGCCCATTCAAGCCCCTCCGGCGATTGAGGAGCGGGGTGTGGGGCAGCGCCCCACGAACCCCCGGAGGGCCCCCGCTCAGCCCCCGTAGAACCGTTCCTCCACAACACCCCGCGCCCGCCGCGTCACCCGGCGGTAGTCGTCCAGCATGTCTCCCACATGCCCCTCCTCGTACCCCAGGTACCGCCCCACCGCGGTCAGCTCGCGCGGGACCGAGGGGAACGTGTCGCCCGGCCGCCCCCGTACGAGCATCACCGCGTTGCGGACGCGGGTCGCCAGGACCCACGCCTCGTCCAGGGTCTGGGCGTCGTCCTCGGGGATGAGGCCCGCCGCGCACGCCGCGGCCAGCGCCGCGCGGGTGCGCGTGGTGCGCAGGCCCGGTACGGCGCGGCCGTGCTGCATCTGCATCAGCTGGACCGTCCACTCGACGTCGCTCAGCCCGCCGCGCCCCAGCTTCGTGTGGAGCGTCGGGTCCGCGCCGCGCGGCAGCCGCTCGGACTCCATCCGGGCCTTGAGCCGCCGGATCTCGCGGACCGCGTCATCCCCCAGCCCGTCCTGCGGATACCGCAGCGGGTCGATCAGCGCGGTGAACTCCGCGCCCAGGTCCATGTCCCCCGCCATCGGCTCGGCCCGCAGCAGGGCCTGGCTCTCCCAGCCCAGGGACCAGCGCCGGTAGTACGCGTCGTACGACTTCAGGGTGCGGACGAGGGGCCCGTTCTTGCCCTCGGGCCGCAGGTCGGGGTCGATGAGGAGCGGCGGGTCCGCGGTGGGCAGCTGGAGGAGCCGCCGCATCTCGGAGACCACCCGGCTCGCGGCCCGGCTCGCCTCCTGCTCGTCGACGCCCTCGCGCGGCTCGTGGACGAAGAGGACGTCCGCGTCGGAGCCGTATCCCAGCTCGTGCCCGCCGAACCGGCCCATGCCGATGACCGCGAACCGGGTGGGCAGGGTGTCGCCCCACTCCGCGCGGACGGCGGCCCGCAGCGCACCGGCGATGGTGACGGCGTTCAGGTCGGTGACGGCGCTGCCGACCCGGTCGACGAGGGCGCCCGGATCGGACTCGGCCGGGCTGTCCTCCGTACCGTACGAGCCGATGAGGTCGGCGGCCGTCGTGCGGAACAGCTCGCGCCTGCGCACCCCGCGCACCACCGCGACGGCCGTCTCCGCGTCGTCCGCTCGCCCGACGGCGGCCAGCACCTCCTGCTCCAGGTGTTCCCGGCTGCGCGGGACGAGGCCCTGCGGATCGCCGAGGATCGCGACGGCCTCGGGGGCACGCAGCAGCAGGTCGGGGGCGAGCCGGCCGGCCGACAGGACCCGGGCGAGGTTCTCGGCCGCGGCGCCCTCGTCGCGCAGGAGCCGCAGGTACCACGGGGTCTTGCCCAGCGCGTCGGACACCTTGCGGAAGCCGAGGAGCCCGGCGTCCGGGTCGGCGGAGTCCGCGAACCAGCCGAGCAGCACGGGCAGCAGGGTGCGCTGGATGGCGGCCTTGCGGGAGACCCCGGAGGACAGGGCCTCCAGGTGGCGCAGAGCCGCTGCCGGGTCCTCGTAGCCGAGGGCGACGAGCCGGGCGGTGGCGGCCTTGGTGCTCAGCCGGGACTCGCCGGGCGCGAGCTGCGCGACGGCGTCGAGCAGCGGCCGGTAGAACAGCTTCTCGTGCAGCCGCCGCACCACGGAGGCGTGCCGCCGCCAGGCCTGGTTGAGCTCGGCGATGGGGTCGGTGCGCAGGCCCAGGGAGCGGCCGAGGCGGCGCAGGTCGGGCTCCTCGTCGGGGACGAGGTGGGTGCGGCGCAGCCGGTAGAGCTGGATGCGGTGCTCCATGGCGCGCAGGAAGCGGTAGGCGTCGTCGAGCTGGACGGCGTCGACACGTCCCACGTATCCGCCCTCGGCGAGCGCCCCCAGCGCCTCCAGGGTCGATCCGCTGCGCAGGGCGGGGTCGCTGCGGCCGTGCACGAGCTGGAGGAGCTGCACGGCGAACTCGACGTCGCGCAGTCCGCCGGGGCCGAGCTTCAGTTCGCGGTCGACGCGGTCGGCGGGGATGGTGTCGACGACGCGGCGGCGCATCTTCTGGACGTCGGGGACGAAGTTCTCCCGGTCGGCGGCCTGCCAGACGAGCGGCGACACGGCCTCCACGTACTCCTCGCCGAGCGCGCGGTCCCCGGCCACCGGCCGGGCCTTCAGCAGCGCCTGGAACTCCCAGGTCTTGGCCCAGCGCTGGTAGTACGCGAGGTGCGAGGAGAGTGTGCGCACGAGAGGCCCGTTGCGGCCCTCGGGGCGGAGGTTGGCGTCGACGGGCCAGATGGTGCCCTCGACGGTGGTGTCGGAGCAGATCCGCATGAGGTGCGAGGCGAGCCGGGTGGCGGCCTGCATGGCCTTGCTCTCCTCGGCGCCGTCGGCCGCTTCCGCGACGAAGATGACGTCGACGTCGGAGACGTAGTTCAGCTCGTGGCCGCCGCACTTGCCCATCGCGATGACGGCGAGCCGGCACTGCGCGGCGTCGTCGGGCGCGGCGGCCGAGGCGATGCGGAGGGCGGCCCGCAGGGTCGCGGTGGCGAGGTCGGCCAGCTCGGCGGCGGTCTCCGCGACGTCGGTGGTCCCGCAGACGTCCCGGGCCGCGATGGACAGCAGACACCGCCGGTAGCCGACGCGCAGGGTGTCCGGGTCGTCCGCCCCGGCCAGCTCCTGCTCGAACTCGGCGACCCCGGGGTGCAGGTCGGCGGCCTCGTACGTGACGAGGGCCTGCCAGTCGCGGGGGTGGCGGGCCAGGTGGTCGCCGAGCGCCTCGGACGCCCCGAGCACCCCGAGCAGCCGGTCCCGCAGGGGCTTGGCGGTGACGAGGGTGTCCAGCAGGATCTGCCGCTCCCCCGCCTCCTCCGCCTCGACCAGCCGGACCAGGCCGCGCAGCGCGAGATCGGGGTCGGCGGTGG is a genomic window of Streptomyces sp. NBC_00708 containing:
- a CDS encoding phosphatase PAP2 family protein, encoding MNEAAPEANTKQSGRAHGIGRALDRPLGHAVSRLRSPRSPRRPRLWFEILLVALSYWVYSLVRNAVPEQKTAALANADWLWSVERFLGIAVEQSVNHAVNSVTWLIVSMNYYYATLHFIVTISVLVWLFRRHPGRYAAARLALFATTAVALLGYYLYPLAPPRLMHGGHFIDTVLVHQTWGSMASGNFKNMSNQYAAMPSMHIGWSLWCGLTIFALASAPWARILGLLYPTVTLMVIVSTANHFWLDAVGGMACLAFGYAVSYAWYGSLPHRLPRWIPPKAGRRPRLSALSAQPRREPAATRH
- a CDS encoding LacI family transcriptional regulator, with protein sequence MTARLADIATQAGVSEATVSRVLNGKPGVAAATRESVLAALDVLGYERPVRLRRRSAGLVGLITPELENPIFPALAQVIGQALTRQGYTPVLATQTPGGSTEDELTEMLVDRGVSGIIFVSGLHADTSADMGRYEQLRAQGVPFVLVNGFSPKVQAPFISPDDRAAMRLAVTHLVSLGHTRIGLAVGPKRFVPVLRKIEGFHATMREQLNLTADEVEELIQHSLYTLEGGQAAASALMERGCTAVVCASDMMALGAIRAARRLSREVPRELSVVGYDDSPLIAFTDPPLTTIRQPVTAMGQAAVRTLLEEIGGTPAPHSEFVFMPELVVRGSTAAGPGPDTATTAPAALPGSHAGA
- a CDS encoding bifunctional [glutamine synthetase] adenylyltransferase/[glutamine synthetase]-adenylyl-L-tyrosine phosphorylase, translated to MTMVPGRRSSTFTRLLRHGFTDPSAAERLLDLPDFSSVRSDSVLLDALGATADPDLALRGLVRLVEAEEAGERQILLDTLVTAKPLRDRLLGVLGASEALGDHLARHPRDWQALVTYEAADLHPGVAEFEQELAGADDPDTLRVGYRRCLLSIAARDVCGTTDVAETAAELADLATATLRAALRIASAAAPDDAAQCRLAVIAMGKCGGHELNYVSDVDVIFVAEAADGAEESKAMQAATRLASHLMRICSDTTVEGTIWPVDANLRPEGRNGPLVRTLSSHLAYYQRWAKTWEFQALLKARPVAGDRALGEEYVEAVSPLVWQAADRENFVPDVQKMRRRVVDTIPADRVDRELKLGPGGLRDVEFAVQLLQLVHGRSDPALRSGSTLEALGALAEGGYVGRVDAVQLDDAYRFLRAMEHRIQLYRLRRTHLVPDEEPDLRRLGRSLGLRTDPIAELNQAWRRHASVVRRLHEKLFYRPLLDAVAQLAPGESRLSTKAATARLVALGYEDPAAALRHLEALSSGVSRKAAIQRTLLPVLLGWFADSADPDAGLLGFRKVSDALGKTPWYLRLLRDEGAAAENLARVLSAGRLAPDLLLRAPEAVAILGDPQGLVPRSREHLEQEVLAAVGRADDAETAVAVVRGVRRRELFRTTAADLIGSYGTEDSPAESDPGALVDRVGSAVTDLNAVTIAGALRAAVRAEWGDTLPTRFAVIGMGRFGGHELGYGSDADVLFVHEPREGVDEQEASRAASRVVSEMRRLLQLPTADPPLLIDPDLRPEGKNGPLVRTLKSYDAYYRRWSLGWESQALLRAEPMAGDMDLGAEFTALIDPLRYPQDGLGDDAVREIRRLKARMESERLPRGADPTLHTKLGRGGLSDVEWTVQLMQMQHGRAVPGLRTTRTRAALAAACAAGLIPEDDAQTLDEAWVLATRVRNAVMLVRGRPGDTFPSVPRELTAVGRYLGYEEGHVGDMLDDYRRVTRRARGVVEERFYGG